The Deinococcus sonorensis KR-87 genome includes a window with the following:
- the minD gene encoding septum site-determining protein MinD gives MNAKVIVVTSGKGGVGKTTTTANMGAALAKLGEKVVVIDVDVGLRNLDVVMGLESRVVFDLIDVIEGKCRLSQALIRDKRVENLFLLPASQTRDKDALNPEIFKAAVRTLIDEEGFDRVLIDSPAGIESGFKTAAAPAEGALVVVNPEVSSVRDADRIIGLLEAQQVRDIRLVINRLRPKMVASGNMLSEADILEILGVKPIGIVPEDEGILVSTNVGEPAVLGKTKAGGAFMDTARRLRGEDVPYPKLEEDRGFMAVLRRLFGAG, from the coding sequence ATGAATGCCAAAGTGATCGTCGTCACCAGCGGGAAGGGAGGCGTCGGCAAGACCACCACCACTGCCAACATGGGCGCCGCCCTCGCCAAACTGGGAGAGAAAGTGGTCGTCATCGACGTGGATGTGGGTCTGCGCAACCTCGACGTGGTGATGGGCCTGGAAAGCCGGGTGGTGTTTGACCTGATCGACGTGATCGAGGGCAAGTGCCGCCTGTCGCAGGCGCTGATCCGCGACAAGCGGGTGGAGAACCTGTTCCTGCTGCCCGCCTCGCAGACCCGCGACAAGGATGCCCTGAACCCGGAAATCTTCAAGGCGGCGGTGCGGACCCTGATCGACGAAGAGGGCTTCGACCGGGTGCTGATCGACAGCCCGGCCGGCATCGAGAGCGGCTTCAAGACGGCCGCCGCGCCGGCCGAGGGCGCGCTAGTGGTGGTGAACCCGGAGGTCAGCAGCGTGCGCGACGCCGACCGGATCATCGGGCTGTTGGAAGCGCAGCAGGTGCGCGACATCCGGCTGGTGATCAACCGGCTGCGGCCCAAGATGGTCGCCAGCGGCAACATGCTCTCCGAGGCCGACATTCTGGAGATCCTGGGCGTCAAGCCGATCGGCATCGTGCCGGAAGACGAGGGCATCCTGGTCAGCACCAACGTCGGTGAGCCGGCAGTGCTCGGCAAGACCAAGGCCGGCGGGGCCTTTATGGACACCGCACGGCGGCTGCGTGGCGAGGACGTCCCCTATCCCAAGCTGGAAGAGGACCGGGGCTTCATGGCCGTCCTGCGGCGGTTGTTCGGAGCCGGCTGA
- the minE gene encoding cell division topological specificity factor MinE, translated as MFSFLKGRRSKDELKNRLELVLAYDRAQIPPGKVDALRKDLLEVVNRYFPTQGSNVEVEQRGDTVVLVANIPLGGRDK; from the coding sequence ATGTTCAGCTTCCTGAAGGGCAGGCGCAGCAAGGACGAACTCAAGAACCGACTGGAGCTGGTGCTGGCCTATGACCGCGCCCAGATTCCACCGGGCAAGGTTGACGCGCTCCGCAAGGACCTGCTGGAGGTGGTGAACCGCTACTTCCCCACCCAGGGCAGCAACGTGGAGGTGGAGCAGCGCGGCGACACCGTGGTGCTGGTGGCCAATATTCCGCTGGGCGGACGCGACAAGTAG
- a CDS encoding FtsW/RodA/SpoVE family cell cycle protein: MGVRFDLRFPVIVAALLVVGLMTVSTAALSPRVSPGIFQKQLLGVGLAALPILLMWWAGRERIYRAAPVLYALALLLQASTFVIGKDVNGQQNWIVLGPLQFQPLELLKLSLILMLPLVMKEGYRGLRSYLLPLVVFLPALGLVIVQDFGGAMVLSVMFLAMLLVFRMPIWHLLIVLLTVGVAFPTVVFPHLKPYQQTRLTIFVDPYKDPRGNGYQVIQSIIAIGSGGMMGKGYLHGTQSHNGFVPASHTDFAFATWAEEQGLVGGIGVLLLYGALIWGLAGMASDAPRLQDQILFAGVLGQIGFQAIENIGAALSMLPLTGITLPLISYGLSSLVSTLTTLALAYVVFRDRFEKMI, encoded by the coding sequence ATGGGCGTGCGTTTCGATCTGCGTTTCCCGGTCATCGTGGCCGCCCTCCTGGTGGTGGGCCTGATGACCGTTTCCACAGCGGCCCTGTCACCGCGCGTCAGCCCGGGTATCTTCCAGAAACAGCTGCTGGGGGTGGGGCTGGCCGCGCTGCCCATCCTGCTGATGTGGTGGGCCGGGCGGGAGCGCATCTACCGGGCGGCTCCGGTCCTGTACGCCCTGGCGCTACTGTTGCAGGCCAGCACCTTCGTGATCGGCAAGGATGTGAACGGCCAGCAGAACTGGATCGTGCTGGGGCCACTGCAGTTTCAGCCGCTGGAACTGCTGAAGCTGTCGCTGATCCTGATGCTGCCGCTCGTCATGAAGGAGGGCTACCGGGGTCTGCGGTCCTATCTGCTGCCGCTGGTGGTCTTCCTGCCGGCCTTGGGGCTGGTGATCGTGCAGGACTTCGGCGGAGCCATGGTCCTGAGCGTGATGTTCCTGGCGATGCTGCTGGTGTTCCGGATGCCCATTTGGCACCTGCTGATCGTGCTGCTGACGGTGGGGGTGGCCTTCCCCACGGTGGTGTTTCCGCACCTCAAGCCGTACCAGCAGACCCGTCTGACCATTTTTGTGGACCCCTATAAGGACCCGCGCGGCAACGGCTATCAGGTCATCCAGAGCATTATTGCCATCGGGTCGGGCGGCATGATGGGCAAGGGCTACCTGCACGGTACCCAGTCGCACAACGGCTTCGTGCCGGCTTCGCACACCGACTTTGCCTTTGCCACCTGGGCCGAGGAGCAGGGGCTGGTGGGCGGCATTGGCGTGCTGCTGCTGTATGGCGCCCTGATCTGGGGGCTGGCGGGCATGGCCTCGGACGCGCCGCGCCTGCAGGACCAGATTCTGTTTGCCGGGGTGCTGGGGCAGATCGGATTTCAGGCGATCGAGAACATCGGGGCGGCGCTCAGCATGCTGCCGCTGACCGGCATCACGCTGCCGCTGATCAGCTATGGACTGAGCAGTCTGGTCAGCACCCTCACCACCCTGGCTCTGGCGTACGTGGTGTTCCGCGACCGCTTTGAAAAGATGATCTGA